GCAAAGGCGGGCAGTCCATATGGGGCGAGCCGTTTGCAGACGAGATCCGCGCGACACTCAAGGTTTGTACTGCAATAGCTAATGCCAGTTTCATGCGCGGGGCGTCGTGGCGATGGCTAACAACGTGCCGAATTCGAACCGATCACAGGTACGTCGTGCTTTTCTAACGCAAGTTCTTTATCACATATAGCCGGCAGCCGCATCTCGATGGACGGTATACGATTATCGGAAAAGTTATAGACGGTGCCGAGCCAGGGGGCACGTTGGACGCGATGGAAAGTGCGCCGGTGGATGCCAAGCACCGTCCCTTGGAGGCAATTTGCATGACGGGCGTGACCGTGCATGCGAATCCCATCGCACAACAAGCGTTGTAAATTATGTAGTATGCTACGCGCCCATCTATTCGCTGAAACGCAGCACAAAATTGACAATAATCGCGGTGAGAAGCAAGACAGAGAGGACGGTGGGACCTAGCGTAAGCAAGTCGAGCAGACGTACCAAGGCGGTCGTCATATGGCCCACTACCCCGATTGCGAATCGCATTCGCGCGCCAGTGGTACGTCACAAGCGCATACAGCATGATCGCAACGGCTGAACGTTAGTATGCAAGCGTACGCACCGACAAAGCTAaagagcgcagcgctcaCACGGCCAACGCGGTCGCCAAAGTTGAGCAGGCccaccgcaagcgccgagaGCGTAACCGTGAAACTAAGCCACGAGAGGACTGGAGTCagtgcaccgcgccaaCATACAAGTACGCTCATTCGCAAAGAATACTTTGGGCTCAACACGCACaggcagcgcaatgcgcttgcccgccgtgcgctgcaaaagcgGTTGCGTCGACATGGAAAGAGGAAAGCCAAAGGTCGGCAGGCCGCTCTGGACCGCTCCCGCCGCGTCTCGGCGTCCACACGTGTACCTCCACATATGTGGTACCCACGTGGCTATGCTGGCcattgcacgcgctgctgcgtgcacagaTCGTGgagcaatgcgcggcggtggTAGCGTGTGCGTAGATCTCGGTAGTGCCGTACAAACAAGGCATACTAGCGTGAGATAGATGCAAAACGTACATTCATAGTGTGTGTGCTGCCCTCAGGAGGGAGGTCCTCGACGTACGCATtcgcgagcgcctcgctcTCGTCGTGAACCGCATTCGCGGCATGGTggatgcgcgcctgcaaggCCGAAGGCGTGAAACGCTGCGGTAAGCAAATGCACAACGCACCTTGTATGCCtcgtgcatcgcacgctCGGTCGCGGTCCATGCAGACTccatctcgcgcgcgtgcacgtacgcagcgctcgtctcgtcgcgcaatgcaagcagcgccgggCGTTTCGCGGCATTTTGGGCTGGTGTGAGTGCATGTGCTCACGTACCGGCCGCGGCTTCGACCTGCTCAAGCAGCCGCGTGTGTTCCTCGTACAGGCTACGCACCTGCGGCAAGCTATCGAACACGGCTCCAAAGTACGCCATCTGTTGTGGTGTATGCTGCTccgcaagctcgcgcaaatcctcgcgcggaagcgccgcgaccTCGGGAAACTCGTCCGCAAGCCGCGTCGCCATGGAATGGACGTGCAAGTAACGCTGGCCTCCGtccacctccacatttttCATGCTCTCGCTGCTCGATTggtacagcggcgcggcgatgttgtgcgcggcggcaggcGCCGTCGTGTCCGTCGGtacgtgcagcgcacgcctAACCACAGCGCTCGGGCTTATGAAAATCAGCTACTGGATCGAGGCATACCccaagcgcgcatgcacatttgcgcagcgataCGCAACTGCACGTATTCGCGGCGGCTAACGACAGGCGAATACAGTGTTTGTGCTTTTGTTTTACGTGTTTGGGTATCTTCCGACTGccgtgcttgtgcttgtAATTGTATgcaccgcacgcagctTGTGGATGCCAGCGTTTCCGAGGTCATCGGCGCTGAGCCAGTGCCTGCACTGGATATGCAGCATCGGCGTACCGATGGCCGCACACATGTCGCTTACCCTGCACTACTCTGCAGCACAAAaggcatgggcggcgaACAGATATGCAGGCGCGGAAGtgccgcagctgccgcATGCAACGCCGCACCAGGTAGTCGCGATGCTCGGCGGGCTCATTTGGTTCCTGCCGCTCTGGGAATGCATCCGTCATACGACGCAAAATTGGTCGCTGTCCGAGCGGACGTAgtgtggcgcgcgcgcaacttATCCAGCACATTTTCATCTAcagaaaaaaaaaatcCCTTGATTAGTCTCCATAACCATTGCTAGCTGTATAACACG
This is a stretch of genomic DNA from Malassezia vespertilionis chromosome 1, complete sequence. It encodes these proteins:
- the nrf1 gene encoding GTPase regulator Nrf1 (EggNog:ENOG503P2Q0; BUSCO:EOG09265IBC; TransMembrane:3 (o31-51i58-76o96-116i); COG:O; COG:U), coding for MSTQPLLQRTAGKRIALPVRVEPKVFFANELLSWLSFTVTLSALAVGLLNFGDRVGRVSAALFSFVAVAIMLYALVTYHWRANAIRNRGSGPYDDRLGPTVLSVLLLTAIIVNFVLRFSE
- the CYP10 gene encoding peptidylprolyl isomerase (EggNog:ENOG503P1VH; COG:O), with amino-acid sequence MSVTLHTTLGDVKIELFCEAVPRAAENFLGLCASGAYDSVKWHRNMKGFMIQTGDPSGTGKGGQSIWGEPFADEIRATLKFHARGVVAMANNVPNSNRSQPHLDGRYTIIGKVIDGAEPGGTLDAMESAPVDAKHRPLEAICMTGVTVHANPIAQQAL